The Carassius gibelio isolate Cgi1373 ecotype wild population from Czech Republic chromosome B5, carGib1.2-hapl.c, whole genome shotgun sequence genome segment TACTCAAAGAAGTCCACAGACATATCTATATAAATGTGTCTTTTAAGTGACTTACTTCAGTTTAGCTTGACTGTTCAGTCTGTGGTTCTCTTCCAGGGCTGTCACACGGGGTTCTTTGGTCGGTTCTGTAGTTGATCTAGTTGATGATTCTTTAGTTGGAGTTTCCAGAGCAGATACTAGTGAAAGTTCCCCCTTTTCACTTGTAGGCTGGTTTTCGGCCGGTCTGGGTTCGAGTAAAGCCTCTACTACAGTTGCATGTGCTATTGAGACTTGTTCAGCTGTATCATCTTCTTTATTCTTTGTAGTCAGTGTTCCTGAAGGCTTTGTTGGGTTCTCATGAAGGGTTTTGGCTGTTTTCTCCTGCAGCACTCCATTAGATTGTGTTTGATCTGTTGAAGCTCCATCTACAGGTGTCTTCCTTGTTCCCTCTACAGTCTCTGTGCGTGTCTTCAGTGATTTCTCTGCAGGTTTCTCCactatgttttttacaggaacaTCTGTAGGTGTCTTCAATGGTTCTTCAACAGGTTTCTTCACTACGTCTGTTTTAGGAGTGTCTGCATGTGTCTTCAATGGTTCCTCTACAGGTATAGTGACTGGTTTTTTCACTATTTCCTTTACAGAAGCATCTGCTGGTGTCTTTAGTGGTTGCTCTGTAGCTTTGACTATGGATGTCTCCACTGCTTTTCCTACATGTGCTCTCCTGGAGTCCTCAAGGACAGGATGTGCACTGGAACACGTTCAGAATAATTATGAAACATCTGATTGCCCTTAATGAAATGTTATTGAATGCAGTGTATTGAGTGCACTGAATACAGGAAACACACACAAGGAAATTAAGAAAAGCACTCACTCAAATTTCCTTAATG includes the following:
- the si:dkey-125i10.3 gene encoding neurofilament heavy polypeptide isoform X2, with translation MFSCMCLLLLLWVGGGTVDMHERCVLCVFICSGCSLASFKSLSQTKLPSFSYAGLTEEEELAMSSDVNREAVFQATKVRTHLKKDGSWINRSQNVEDTQSDVKASSVSSSIMPRAESTAPSSGLDSSTPPQSSNVMSALRKFDAHPVLEDSRRAHVGKAVETSIVKATEQPLKTPADASVKEIVKKPVTIPVEEPLKTHADTPKTDVVKKPVEEPLKTPTDVPVKNIVEKPAEKSLKTRTETVEGTRKTPVDGASTDQTQSNGVLQEKTAKTLHENPTKPSGTLTTKNKEDDTAEQVSIAHATVVEALLEPRPAENQPTSEKGELSLVSALETPTKESSTRSTTEPTKEPRVTALEENHRLNSQAKLK
- the si:dkey-125i10.3 gene encoding neurofilament heavy polypeptide isoform X1, yielding MFSCMCLLLLLWVGGGTVDMHERCVLCVFICSGCSLASFKSLSQTKLPSFSYAGLTEEEELAMSSDVNREAVFQATKVRTHLKKDGSWINRSQNVEDTQSDVKASKQIKLGKPNNMSSLESSSVSSSIMPRAESTAPSSGLDSSTPPQSSNVMSALRKFDAHPVLEDSRRAHVGKAVETSIVKATEQPLKTPADASVKEIVKKPVTIPVEEPLKTHADTPKTDVVKKPVEEPLKTPTDVPVKNIVEKPAEKSLKTRTETVEGTRKTPVDGASTDQTQSNGVLQEKTAKTLHENPTKPSGTLTTKNKEDDTAEQVSIAHATVVEALLEPRPAENQPTSEKGELSLVSALETPTKESSTRSTTEPTKEPRVTALEENHRLNSQAKLK